CGCAAGCGTCGCGAAGAGCTTCGTGGATATTTGCCCGCCCGTGTTAAAGATTTTGAAGCCTTACAAATCCCCAAACTGGATACCTTTAAAGGCCTGTTGAAGAGCACCGGCGAGCGTGAGATTTCCACCACAATGGCATTTGTGCGTTATATCTCCACCCTGGTTAAAGATAAGGGCATGGGTAAAAACGTTGTACCCATTGTTCCCGATGAGGCGCGTACTTTCGGAATGGAAGGCATGTTCCGCCAATTGGGCATTTATTCCTCTCAGGGGCAACGCTACACGCCACATGATCACGATCAGATCATGTATTACAAAGAAGACAAAAAAGGTCAGATTCTCGAGGAAGGCATTAACGAAGCGGGTGCCATGTCGGCATGGATAACCGCAGCGACCGCTTATAGTACCTACCGGGTACCGATGATTCCCTTCTACGTCTACTACTCGATGTTCGGTTTCCAGCGTATAGGCGATTTGGCGTGGTTGGCCGGCGATATTCAAGCGCGCGGCTTTCTGGTTGGCGCTACCTCGGGTCGAACCACACTTAACGGTGAAGGTTTACAGCACCAGGACGGCCACAGTCATTTGATGGCGAACACCATCCCTAATTGTCGCAGCTATGATCCAACCTATGCCTATGAATTGGCAGTCATCGTTACTGATGGCCTGAAGCGTATGTACGAAGACAAAGAAAATGTTTTCTACTACCTCACCACAATGAATGAGAACTACCAACACCCGGATATGCCACTCGGTGCCGAAGAGGGCATTATCAAAGGCATTTATAAGTTGCGCGACGGCAAGAAGAACGTTAAGAAAAAGCGCGTGCAATTAATGGGTGCAGGCACGATTCTACGCGAGGTTGAAGCCGCCGCTGATTTGCTTCGCGAAGATTGGGGTGTCGAAGCTGATATATGGAGCGTTACCAGCGTTAACGAGCTTGCGCGTGACGGGCAGCGTTGTGATCGTTGGAATCGTATGCATCCAGCGGAATCGCCTAAGAAGGCGTATCTCACGGAACAACTCGAATCCAGTGACGGGCCCTTTGTGATTTCCACAGATTACATGAGGAGCTATTCCGATCAGCTGCGGGCCTATGTTCCAGGACAGTATGTGGTGCTGGGTACCGACGGCTTTGGGCGTTCCGATACCCGCAGTAAATTGCGTAATTTCTTCGAAGTTGATCGCTATTTCGTTACCTGTGCCGCACTTAAGGCGTTAGCTGACGACAACAAATTGGAAATGTCTGTGGTGATTGATGCAATGCAGAAATATGGCATCGATTCAGAAAAAACTGATCCAACCACTTGCTAGAGGAGAGTGACTTAGTGGCTAAGCAAACTATCCCAGTGCCCGATATTGGTGGAGCTGAGAACGTTGATGTGATTGAAGTCTGCGTTGCGGTAGGCGACGTGGTGTCCGCCGAAGACTCTCTCATAGTGTTGGAATCGGATAAAGCATCTATGGATATCCCCAGCCCGGTAGCGGGTAAGGTTGTCCAGTTGCTTGTGAATGAGGGTGATACCGTCTCTGAAGGCGATAACATTCTCGAGATCGAAGTCGAAGGGGCCTCAGATGCGGCTGAGGCTGCGCCTCAGCAGGCAGTCGGTGAAGCACCTGCTGCTCCCGAACCTGTTGCAGAAGCGGTTGCTCCAGCTGTGGAAAAATCTTCCGAATTGCCAGTGTCGGTGCCCGATATCGGTGGCGCTGAGGGTGTTGATGTTATTGAAGTGTGCGTTGAGGTCGGTGATGAGGTAAATGAAGGCGATTCGCTTATCGTACTCGAAAGCGATAAATCCTCCATGGAAGTGCCTTCCCCCGCAAGTGGCAAAGTCATCAATATTGCAATCAGTGAAGGTGATAAGGTTTCCCAGGGCGATGCCATTCTGGTGCTTCAGAGCGGTGCCTCTGCGCCAGCAACTGCTCCAAACGATTCCCCCGCTTTAAAGACTGAGTCGGTTGCGGCACCAGCTCCACAAGCTACCCCACAGCCCGCTGTTTCGGGCGGTGTACAGGAATTTCCGGTACCGGATATCGGGGGCTCCGTGAACGTCGACGTCATTGAAGTGTGCGTGGCAGCCGGTGATGAGATCTCAGAAGGCGATTCGGTGATCGTATTGGAAAGTGACAAAGCGTCCATGGAAGTTCCGTCGCCTGCCAGTGGCAAGGTCATTGAACTGCTGATTAGCGAAGGCGACAAAGCTTCTGAAGGTACGCCTATGCTGAAAATCGAGGTGGCCGGTAGCGCGCCTGCAGCTGCACCATCAGCTCCAAAGGAGACCGCCACTGTACCCTCACCTAAAACCGCGCCAGCTCCCGCTGTGGCGTCAGTTGCTGAAATAGACGTGCCCGAAAGCGGTAAAGACGTTTATGCGGGCCCTGCGGTGCGCCAATTAGCGCGACAATTAGGTGTCGATCTTAACAGGGTGAAAGCATCCGGGCCGCGCTCCCGAATCGTCAAAGATGACGTACGCAATTATGTGAAGAAAGCTCTGCAACAGCAGAAATCCAGCCCGGCTGCGGTTACCGGCGGAGCTGGTATTCCCGCAGTGCCCTCCGTTGATTTCGCGCAGTTCGGTGAAGTCGAACTGCTCAAAATGAGCAAAATTAAGAAGGTTACTGCTGCGAATATGTCGCGAAATTGGCTTAACGTGCCGCATGTAACGCAGTTTGACGACGCTGATATTACTGACCTCGAAGATTTTCGTAAAAGTGTAAAAGCGGAAGCGGAAAAAGCAGGTGTAAAACTCACACCGCTGCCTTTTTTGCTTAAAGCGTGCGCCGCCGCTTTAAAAGCTGAACCGTGTTTCAATGTATCTTTGCACTCCGATGGCGAGCACTTGGTTCAGAAAAAATATATTCAT
The DNA window shown above is from Alteromonadaceae bacterium 2753L.S.0a.02 and carries:
- a CDS encoding pyruvate dehydrogenase E2 component (dihydrolipoamide acetyltransferase), producing MAKQTIPVPDIGGAENVDVIEVCVAVGDVVSAEDSLIVLESDKASMDIPSPVAGKVVQLLVNEGDTVSEGDNILEIEVEGASDAAEAAPQQAVGEAPAAPEPVAEAVAPAVEKSSELPVSVPDIGGAEGVDVIEVCVEVGDEVNEGDSLIVLESDKSSMEVPSPASGKVINIAISEGDKVSQGDAILVLQSGASAPATAPNDSPALKTESVAAPAPQATPQPAVSGGVQEFPVPDIGGSVNVDVIEVCVAAGDEISEGDSVIVLESDKASMEVPSPASGKVIELLISEGDKASEGTPMLKIEVAGSAPAAAPSAPKETATVPSPKTAPAPAVASVAEIDVPESGKDVYAGPAVRQLARQLGVDLNRVKASGPRSRIVKDDVRNYVKKALQQQKSSPAAVTGGAGIPAVPSVDFAQFGEVELLKMSKIKKVTAANMSRNWLNVPHVTQFDDADITDLEDFRKSVKAEAEKAGVKLTPLPFLLKACAAALKAEPCFNVSLHSDGEHLVQKKYIHIGVAVDTPNGLMVPVIRDVDKKGLYELAQESVELAGKARDGKLLPRDMQGGCFTISSLGPIGGTGFTPIVNAPEVAILGVSKASIKPVWNGKEFVPRQLLPLCLSYDHRAINGADAGRFMTCLTSLLGDLRRFLL